In Pan paniscus chromosome 1, NHGRI_mPanPan1-v2.0_pri, whole genome shotgun sequence, the DNA window GTGAAACAGTTAAGAGAAGCAGGAagggatagatagatgatagatgattgagagagagagagagagagagagagagagagagagagagagatacatagatgggtacatagatagatagatatccaTGTGCCGGATGTTCCATAAACAACACATAAATCAATGACAATATCTGTAGAGcagtaatatttttgtttgcaaCAATCTTACTTTGTGAAAATCTGACGGATGCgcatatataaaaacaataaaaatgtcctAATTCTCTGTAGGCACTTGATTTTTCAGAAGCTGCCAAAGTAGTATTTGTTAAACTTCGTTAATATAAACTTTCTTGATAGAATGTGTTCAAGATGTATATTTTGTTCTGTAATGAGATATCTGACAAATACCAAAATGtaccaaatgtttttatttccttgatcTATGTTTCAAATGCCTTGTTTTAATTTGAaacttcaaatattatttcttattaaaataacatGAAGTTTTAAATTCatgatttataaataatttaaaaaatagtgttagCTCAGGAAAAATATTTGCTCTCTTCATGGAGAAATGCTGGTGTACAGCATAAGCAAATGTTCTTGTCCTCAGACATTCATTTTTATCCCAAAGGAGATATTATCTTTCAAACTTCCTTTGTGTTCTAAATCTCTCTCCTTAACTAATTTTCGATCCATCTGTTAGGCTAGCTTCTGAATTGCCTGGACAATAAGCCCTGGGTGCAGCTGATGAGTTTCTTGCACTACTTTTAGGGATAGCATCTTCATATTTTATGCCACTTTTGAGGGACATGGTATCAAGAGACCTAAATTGTGCTAGAATACCACATTTTGGCCTTTGCCTTCTTATGGTGATGGTCTTTGTCAGGATATAAACAATCTGAATCCTGTGACTTAGATATTTATAAAAAACCTCTGCTTCTTTTCAGTATTTGTCATGGACAGACACTTAACATGACTGACAAGATACCAAATCTTCCACTGCCGAATTTCTCACTGATCCCTTCTTTCTGTTCTGGTCAATTTCTGGTGGCTTAATTATTTTCTGCTGCTGAGAATAGAATTTCCTACCAAGGCTTTAACTTCATATTTGTGCCTGAAAACTTTACTCTCTTTTCTAGCCACACTCAGTGTCACTCTGTGGTGCGATAAAGGAGCAGaatactaaaaactaaaaatattcaggaaaatggAGAATACAACTTCACAATAATTATATAGAGAGAAAGACAACTAAAAGTTTTGTCTAATCTGCATCTAAGAACCATTAGAAAATTTATATGGTATATGATTCAAAACAATTTGGGGAATTATTATAAAAGATTATTAACACCCTTATACATTTAGTTTATATAGTTTATAAATATGACATTCTTaatatcttattttcttattgttggtaTCCTTCTTTtgaatgtaagcttcatgaatGTAGAGATTATTTTCCTTACTGCTGAATTCAACAAACCCACAGCTGTGtttggtacatagtaggcactaaATGAATATCTGTTTAATTCATAAATAAAGAGAAGTACATGATCCACCTAAAGCATATTTTTCATTTGACTTTTATATAAGCTAACACACCTGACTTTGTCAATTTCTTCTAGGAAATGAGCTGTGTCTTTCTATCCATAGCTGTTAAGGTTGCTGAGACCATGGTGAGGATTAACCAAACTGCTACAGTAACAGAGTTTCTCTTCTCTGGATTCCCACAGTTTGAAGATGGTAGCCTCCTCTTCTTCATTCCATTGTTTGTTATCTACATATTCATTGTCATTGGGAATcttattgtattttttgcagtCAGGGTGGATACCCGTCTCCACAACCCCATGTATAATTTTATcagcattttctcatttctggAGATCTGGTACACAACTGCCACAATTCCTAAGATGCTCTCCATCCTCATCAGCAGGCAGAGGACCATCTCCATGATTGGCTGCCTCTTGCAGATGTACTTCTTCCATTCACTGGGAAATTCAGAGGGGATTTTGTTGACCACCATGGCCATTGATAGGTACGTTGCCATCTGTAACCCTCTCCGCTACCCAACCATCATGACCCCCAGGCTCTGTGTTCAGCTCTCTGCGGGGTCCTGCATCTTTGGCTTTCTTGTGTTGCTCCCAGAGATTGCATGGATTTCCACACTGCCCTTCTGTGGACCCAACCAAATCCACCAGATCTTCTGTGATTTTGAACCTGTGCTGCGCTTGGCCTGTACAGACACGTCCATGATTCTGATTGAGGATGTGATCCATGCTGTGGCCATTGTATTCTCTGTCCTGATTATTGCCCTTTCTTATATCAGAATCATCACTGTAATCCTGAGGATTCCCTCTGTTGAAGGCCGCCAGAAGGCCTTTTCTACCTGTGCCGCCCATCTTGGTGTCTTTCTGATGTTCTATGGCAGTGTATCCCTCATGTACCTGCGTTTCTCTGCCACTTTCCCACCGATTTTGGACACAGCTATTGCACTGATGTTTGCAGTTCTTGCTCCCTTTTTCAACCCTATCATCTATAGCTTTAGAAATGAAGACATGAAGATTGCAATTAAAAAGCTCTTCTGCCCTCAGAAGATGGTTAATTTATCTGTAGATTAATGCTAGCTCATAGGCACCTTTCACTGTGGATGTTACTCTAACACAATAAAccatataattaacatataattcATTCATTGTCACGTGGATATTTTGTGTCTCTTTATACCGGTTCTTCCCATGTACATGTATATCCTGCTTACACATGCCAAATTAAGATAGCATGGACTACCTGTCTAGACTTATACAGGTGGgtaaaatatgaaaggaaatatGATGTTTAAGCCATTAAACATAATTAATATGTTTTATgaacattaatttattatttgtatataaacattttaagtaaatGCTTATTATATTACATAAGCATTAATAACAACTATGAATTATAAACCACAGTAGTTAAAAGAATCAGATCTGTAGAAGAGGTTAAGGTTTGTATTTCAGTGATGCCACATATTGCTTTGTGGCTTTGAACAAGTTGATAATTAACTTGTCTGCATCTTAGTTTTATCATCTATTggtataaaagtaatatattttaaaagtaggacTTCAAATGCTAATATGAATATTAAATGACTTACTCCATGCAAGTGCAGACAATGTGCAAAACACAGAGCTTGTGCAAAATAAGTGTTATCTGTTAATATCATTTGCAACTAATTACTATCTTTTGTTATTGATGTTTTAGAGAATGCTTTAATAAAGAgtgatatattaaaaacaaaaactcatactGAGGAATACTTAGCTATGattattatttatagtatatttgttgttattatttatcTGGAGCCAAGTTGAATTCAAACTTCATTTACTTTGACTGCTTTGGTTGAATTCATCCAATTTGgttgaataaaattatttggtTAAAAGTAGTCTCCAGCACATTCCAaagtgatagatagatagatagatagatagatagatagatagacagataggtaATAGAAATATATATCATTTGAACTACATTACTCTTGTTTTCACTTTTGCTGCCTTTAAAATATCTATGCATTGCCActagaaattaattttctaaaattcaagTTTAGATTTGTGTATTAAGATAACAGTTTAAacacacatatttaaattttcttccacaaaaaactcaatagaaataaaacagtCAGGACTAGATGAACTGTTAGATGACCTAAGAACTGAAAAGTGTAAGGATATAGTAATgaacattaaaatatgtataagttTACCTAAAAACCTTCATGATAGCTATGTCAGTACTCTGAAATATTATataccactttctttttttctagaaaagaaaataatttctgtttataTCAAAAGCACCAGTTGATTCTGTTTATTGGATAGTCCAGGaatgaacaaaaatatatattgaaaatttaacagcaaaaaacaaaaatcaaaattaaattaaaccaaAGCATTATATATCCTGGGGAAAAGAGTTCCCACAATTGACCTCCAAAGTTAAAACACTTCCTCAGGTATGAGTACATGAGATCCAACTGAGGGAAATACTTATCTGCCCGGTGTTGGacaagaaaacagaagaggagagCCTAGAAATTAACTGGATGAAATTCCACATACAACCgatggaaaaaataattaaagcttGGAAAAACAGAAATTGAGAACCATGCTCTACTTGGGAAATCTGGATAGAGAGAATGGAGCCAAAGAACGTATGAAATTTCCCAGTCACAATGGAGTTATCCATTGAGCTGTGTTCAGAGAAGGGCATGAAAAGTAAATCTTAAATTTACAAGTCAGAGAAGTGAGGAACTATCCAGGTAAACTGAGgctactaaaacaaaacaaaaaaagcacaacTTTTTAGCACAAAGCAATAATCTATAAATAATACTGAACTTCGtggcagatatttccacatttgctgTGCATATTTAGATACttgatattcttattttttttgtatccaAATATAttgtctccttctctctcacacacacagacaaacacagattGCCTTCTTTAAAACAATGATTTTAGTTTTGCCATACACCGTTTGTATTAAAATCATtaactttgtcaaatgcatagccCAATAAGTAGTTGGATTACTACAGttaaagagagcgagagagagagtgagagagacagagaggtttGGGAATTGAAAGTAAATGCTCTTTCATTACATAGACTAACTCTAAGACACAAATCATTAAAATGTTtcctatttaaaattttgatgagaTTTGTGAAGATATCAGaaaaaaagttgagaaataaaaaatacaaaatttaatataCAATGGAGATATTGAAGAATATATTAAATactacagaaaattaaattaacGTTTTGTAAGATTGCCTGGAAGGTATGTCTCAGAATTTAGAGAAGCCACATGAAGAGCCAAATATTacatgcaaagagaaaaagatatatatggagaatgtatttatatatattacagaGCAAAATATGATTATGGgaattctagaaaaaaacaaaacaggaaaataataagtaaaattaaaagaaaatatttctgagcTTGAGAATACTTGAGTCATGGGATCAAAACAGACTGTTTTATATTATACAAAATCATTGGAAATACAATGTGGCCTGTTgacatttttgaattaaaaaaacccTACAAGTTAGACAACCAAAATAGGCTCCCAAATCGTAAGAAGAAAAGTTAGACAAAACTCAGAAAGCATGTCTTCCTATTTGAGAACTTGATACATATTTCCAGAAGAAGATGACATGACAAAagtaattaactttaaaaaaatgagaacttTTCAATTTCAACAGATCAGTGGATGAAGCACATGATATAAATAATACTCTTGTAGAAAAGATGAGATATTGATCTTCAATAAAGAAGTCAGCAGAACCAGTGTGAGTTGTTCAAGGTAGGAAAGACCCATACACACTCATgacatgagaaaaacaaaaaaagacatggtTTCCTCACTTTCTTCAGTATTGGCACTAAATTCCCAGTGCCATGTTTATTATGAAATGGccttattttctgtaaaatagcTTTTCAAGATGATCTTCTGGTGTCATTATATTCTCTTCCAGGCTTTCCAAATCTGTGTGTTCATATAAGAAGGCCAGGACAATGTCAAAACTACCCTTTGCATAGTACACTGGTAGACTGAAGAACAGCTGAGACAATCATGAAAGTGCTGGAGAAAGAAGCTTACAAATTTGGGAAGATGAGTACaatcaggaaaaatatatatatttattgacaaCTTCGATCTGAAAATCTAACAAAAGGAGAGTAAGAGGGGAAACTTTCTGTTAATTAACCCCGTGAGAGAAGGTGATTCACTTcagtgcagtggaggggaagaATCCTCCACAGAGCCCAGTTCCCTTTCCTGTTATTCCCTGGATGCCCTATGGAGAGACTATAAATCCCTTTTTGAAAAGGCTGAAGTAATATTAAGGATGCAGTGACCCAGGCAGACTGAGGAGTCCCTGTGTTTTTAGCAAAGGTGAGTGTAGATGACTAAGTCATAAAGTGACCAAATTCATTCGCCATGCAtaatcgtcatcatcatcatcatctcataACCTGAAGACCTTATTATTAAAGAATTTAGAACTTTGAATAAGGGTGGAAGACAAAGGTATTTACAGGAGGAAGCTCTGTTCAGTGTGGTTCTGGGCATGGGTATATGTGAAGCAGCATGCCACACTTATAATGCCATTTTCTGAGAGATCATCTCGTCAAGACTTGATTGAGGCTCTCATTAGAACTGAATCGTCATAGTTCCCTTTTCAAACAGTCCCCAATTTTCTTTGTTCACTTACTCATGGCTGTCTTGTGCACTTAATTATAATTGTACCAAGTGGCTGAGTTCCAAGTTAATTTATTTGATACCTACCGTCTCTACATATTAACCCTGTTGTAGTCACTATGAGGGATAAAATACATTCACTGTCCTGAAGGAGAAACCCATAGTCTAGAGAAGGTAAAACAAGTAAGTTGATGATGGATCCTGACAAACGCTTCAATACAGCATAATGGCATTCAACACTTCCAAGTGTTTCCTATATTCCTGACACtaaggttttaaaatacatttacatgTATTGGTAGAGGCAGTCAACTGTATGTAGGTTAGAGTGTGTCTCTAGAGATACAGTGCATAGATTTAAATTCTGACTTTGCCCTGCATTAGCCGAGAATTTCTGGACAAAGAGCTTAACCTGTCTGTGCCTAAGTTTTCTCCtccgtaaaatggggataatcattTAACCTCATTAGAGCATTAAGAACATGAggtgaaaaatatatacaatgtgcTTGGAATAGTGCCAGCATTAGTGAGGTAATAATACCGTATACTATACTATACAATTCTAttgttattataaaatgtttagtTATTCTCAGGACTTCATTAACcagtattaatattttctcagttttacaAATGAGATATTAAAGGCATAGAGAAGCTAAGTAACTTCAtgttaagtcacagagctggtaaGCCATAAAGAGAATttaaatgctagcaattttttttctggcatcTAGACTTTTAACCAGCAGTATATATTGCTTTTGTGTGAGGAGagggggcagaggagggagaggtATGTTACTTTAAAGTCAGAGGAAGTAGCACAAACAGGAGGGAACTGATTTTAGAAAGCAACATGAACAATGGGATTGCAGGGGAGAGAGGAGTGGGAGATGTTAGCGGGCGAAGCCACAGAGAGTTAAGAGTCAGATAGGTGGTGTGAAGCTTATGAAAGAGAGATTGGTTAGAGAAAAACATTTAGAAGTATTAATAGTTTAAATCCTGTAAGCGGATGAGATCACTAAGGGAGTGTATAAAACTATAAGAGGTTGAAGTGGATGATAGGAACCTGGGGAAAATAGActcttgggaaagaatttaagaAAGACAACACAAGCTAATATAAGAGAGAAGAGgcagaataagaaagaaaatacaaataaaaataaataaaacagaagcaaAAGTCAAAGCT includes these proteins:
- the LOC100980547 gene encoding olfactory receptor 6K3-like, with product MSCVFLSIAVKVAETMFEDGSLLFFIPLFVIYIFIVIGNLIVFFAVRVDTRLHNPMYNFISIFSFLEIWYTTATIPKMLSILISRQRTISMIGCLLQMYFFHSLGNSEGILLTTMAIDRYVAICNPLRYPTIMTPRLCVQLSAGSCIFGFLVLLPEIAWISTLPFCGPNQIHQIFCDFEPVLRLACTDTSMILIEDVIHAVAIVFSVLIIALSYIRIITVILRIPSVEGRQKAFSTCAAHLGVFLMFYGSVSLMYLRFSATFPPILDTAIALMFAVLAPFFNPIIYSFRNEDMKIAIKKLFCPQKMVNLSVD